One genomic window of Acidovorax radicis includes the following:
- the pncB gene encoding nicotinate phosphoribosyltransferase, whose protein sequence is MIITSLLDTDLYKFTMMQVVLHQFPSAQVEYRFKCRNPGVQLAPFVNEIRDEIRSLCSLHFQDAELAYLRSLRFIKSDFVDFLGLFRLNEKYITITPQHTGEIEIIIRGPWLHTILFEIPVLAIVNEVYFRNTQKVPNFPEGRRRLDSKIAALQAEGLEDLKIADYGTRRRFSRAWHEEVLRVLVARLGTGDRRPGAPQGAGQFAGTSNVLYAMKLGVTPLGTMAHEYLQACQALGPRLRDSQVFGFEIWAKEYRGDLGIALSDVYGMSAFLRDFDLYFCKLFDGARHDSGDPFAWGERLLEHYRKNRVDPLTKTLIFSDGLTVPRIIELYQQFRGRCQLAFGIGTNLTNDLGDPPEHEPLQVVIKMTRCNDQPVAKLSDTPGKGMCDDEKYLAYLRQVFDIQTPA, encoded by the coding sequence ATGATCATCACCAGCCTGCTCGACACCGATCTGTACAAGTTCACCATGATGCAGGTGGTGCTGCACCAGTTTCCCAGCGCCCAGGTGGAATACCGCTTCAAGTGCCGCAACCCCGGCGTGCAGCTGGCCCCCTTTGTCAACGAGATTCGCGACGAAATCCGCTCGTTGTGCAGCCTGCATTTTCAGGATGCTGAACTGGCGTACCTGCGTTCGCTGCGATTCATCAAAAGTGATTTTGTGGATTTTCTGGGGCTGTTTCGCCTGAATGAAAAGTACATCACCATCACCCCGCAACACACGGGTGAGATCGAAATCATCATTCGTGGGCCGTGGCTGCACACGATCCTGTTCGAAATCCCTGTATTGGCCATCGTCAACGAGGTCTACTTTCGCAACACGCAAAAGGTGCCCAATTTTCCCGAAGGCCGCCGCAGGCTCGATTCCAAGATTGCAGCGCTACAGGCCGAGGGGCTGGAAGATCTCAAGATTGCCGACTATGGCACCCGCCGCCGCTTCAGCCGGGCCTGGCATGAAGAGGTGTTGCGTGTGCTGGTGGCGCGGCTGGGCACCGGTGACCGCCGTCCTGGTGCGCCCCAGGGCGCGGGCCAGTTCGCTGGTACCAGCAACGTGCTGTATGCCATGAAGCTGGGCGTCACCCCCCTGGGCACGATGGCCCACGAATACCTGCAGGCCTGCCAGGCACTGGGCCCACGCTTGCGCGACAGCCAGGTGTTTGGGTTTGAAATATGGGCCAAGGAATACCGGGGTGACCTGGGCATTGCACTGTCGGACGTCTACGGCATGAGCGCCTTTTTGCGCGACTTCGACCTGTATTTTTGCAAGCTGTTTGACGGTGCCCGCCACGACAGTGGCGACCCATTTGCCTGGGGCGAGCGCCTGCTGGAGCACTATCGCAAAAACCGGGTGGATCCGCTGACCAAGACCCTGATCTTCAGCGACGGGCTCACGGTGCCCCGCATCATTGAGTTGTACCAACAGTTTCGGGGGCGCTGCCAGCTGGCGTTTGGCATTGGCACCAACCTGACCAACGACCTGGGAGACCCGCCGGAGCACGAGCCTTTGCAGGTGGTCATCAAGATGACCCGTTGCAACGACCAGCCGGTGGCCAAGCTGTCCGACACACCCGGCAAGGGCATGTGCGACGACGAGAAGTATCTGGCCTACCTGCGCCAGGTGTTTGACATCCAGACGCCGGCCTGA
- a CDS encoding sodium:proton antiporter, with protein MTIFRRWAPMIAAGAGLLLPGLAMAADVDGASLSVLWGVPFAGILLSIALIPLLAPIFWHHHFGKVAAGWGLAFLVPFAVAFGPGVAGASLVHALLAEYIPFVILLTALFTVAGGIHIRGNLHGSPGLNTAILAIGAVLASFMGTTGASMLLIRPLVRANDNRKHVAHVVVFFIFIVSNVGGSLTPLGDPPLFLGFLKGVDFFWTVGHIFQETLFMVGVLLAIFFAIDSWYYHRREETLPVDPTPDSRNIGFDGKVNFVLLGAVIVLVLLSGFWKSPVVFDMAGTPVGLPGIVRDVGLVLVTFASLWLTSKKVHHDNQFSWGPMQEVAKLFAGIFLTIIPVIAMLKAGVNGPFGAVVAAVTRADGSADPAMYFWATGLLSSFLDNAPTYLVFFNTAGGDPAVLMTTLAPTLAAISAGAVFMGANTYIGNAPNLMVKAIAEDRGVKMPSFFGYMLWSGGILVPLFVIVTFIWFR; from the coding sequence ATGACAATTTTTCGCCGATGGGCCCCGATGATCGCCGCAGGGGCAGGGTTGCTATTGCCAGGCTTGGCCATGGCGGCTGATGTGGACGGCGCATCGCTGTCGGTGCTGTGGGGTGTGCCGTTTGCCGGCATCTTGTTGTCGATTGCCCTCATTCCCTTGCTGGCGCCCATCTTCTGGCACCACCACTTTGGCAAGGTGGCGGCAGGCTGGGGGTTGGCGTTTTTGGTGCCGTTTGCCGTGGCCTTTGGGCCCGGTGTGGCGGGGGCGAGCCTCGTTCATGCCCTGCTGGCCGAATACATCCCGTTTGTGATCTTGCTCACAGCGCTGTTCACTGTGGCCGGGGGGATTCACATCCGGGGCAACCTGCACGGCAGCCCGGGGCTCAATACGGCGATTCTCGCCATCGGTGCGGTGCTGGCCAGCTTCATGGGCACCACGGGCGCTTCCATGCTGCTGATCCGCCCCCTGGTCCGGGCCAATGACAACCGAAAACACGTGGCGCATGTGGTGGTGTTCTTCATTTTTATCGTGTCGAACGTCGGGGGCTCGCTGACCCCGCTGGGCGACCCGCCGTTGTTTCTGGGGTTCCTCAAGGGCGTGGATTTCTTCTGGACTGTCGGCCATATCTTTCAGGAAACACTGTTCATGGTCGGGGTGCTGCTGGCCATCTTCTTTGCCATTGACTCGTGGTATTACCACCGCCGCGAAGAAACACTGCCTGTCGATCCAACACCCGACAGCCGCAACATCGGGTTTGATGGCAAGGTCAACTTTGTGCTGCTTGGCGCCGTGATCGTGTTGGTGCTGCTGAGCGGGTTCTGGAAGTCGCCCGTGGTGTTCGATATGGCAGGCACGCCGGTGGGGCTGCCCGGCATCGTGCGCGATGTGGGCCTGGTGCTCGTCACCTTTGCCTCTCTGTGGCTGACCAGCAAAAAGGTGCATCACGACAACCAGTTCAGCTGGGGCCCCATGCAGGAAGTCGCCAAACTGTTCGCGGGGATCTTTCTCACCATCATCCCCGTCATTGCCATGCTCAAGGCCGGCGTCAACGGCCCGTTTGGTGCCGTAGTGGCTGCCGTGACCCGTGCGGACGGATCTGCCGACCCTGCCATGTATTTCTGGGCCACGGGCTTGCTCAGTTCGTTCCTGGACAACGCACCGACCTACCTGGTGTTCTTCAACACCGCCGGGGGCGACCCTGCGGTGCTCATGACCACGCTCGCGCCCACGCTGGCGGCCATTTCGGCGGGTGCCGTGTTCATGGGCGCCAATACGTATATCGGCAATGCACCGAACCTCATGGTCAAGGCGATTGCAGAAGACCGTGGCGTCAAGATGCCCAGCTTTTTTGGCTACATGCTCTGGTCCGGCGGCATTCTGGTGCCCTTGTTCGTGATCGTCACATTCATCTGGTTCCGTTGA
- a CDS encoding 2-hydroxyacid dehydrogenase: protein MSTQPRILVARAIFPDIVDRLREHFVVEANPDDVIWTPAELAARLADKDGVLTTGSQRIDATLLAAAPRLKICANMAVGYNNFDVDAMTAAGVWGTNTPDVLTETTADFGFALLMATARRMTESEHYLRAGKWTKWSYDMFAGSDIHGSTLGIIGMGRIGQGIAKRGAHGFGMKVIYHNRSRLAPALEAECKAAYVSKEELLRTADHVVLVVPYTPASHHTIGAAELALMKPTATLINIARGGIVDDAALAVALREGRIAAAGLDVFEGEPSVHPDLLTVPNVVLTPHIASATVPTRRAMANLAADNLMAFFDGRGALTPVNQPVAGLRAQ from the coding sequence ATGTCCACACAGCCTCGCATCCTGGTCGCCCGAGCGATATTCCCCGACATCGTGGATCGCCTGCGCGAACACTTCGTGGTCGAAGCCAACCCTGACGACGTGATCTGGACCCCGGCCGAGCTGGCCGCCCGCCTGGCCGACAAGGACGGCGTGCTCACCACCGGCAGCCAGCGCATCGACGCCACCTTGCTCGCCGCCGCGCCGCGCCTGAAGATCTGCGCCAACATGGCCGTGGGCTACAACAACTTTGATGTGGATGCCATGACCGCCGCAGGCGTGTGGGGCACCAACACGCCGGATGTGCTGACCGAGACCACGGCCGATTTCGGCTTTGCGCTCTTGATGGCCACGGCGCGCCGCATGACCGAGAGCGAGCATTACCTGCGCGCCGGAAAGTGGACCAAGTGGAGTTACGACATGTTTGCGGGCAGCGACATCCACGGCAGCACGCTGGGCATCATCGGCATGGGCCGCATCGGGCAGGGCATTGCCAAGCGCGGCGCGCACGGCTTTGGCATGAAGGTGATCTATCACAACCGCTCGCGCCTGGCGCCCGCGCTCGAAGCCGAATGCAAGGCAGCGTATGTGAGCAAGGAAGAGCTGCTGCGCACGGCCGACCATGTGGTGCTGGTGGTGCCTTACACCCCCGCATCGCACCACACCATTGGCGCGGCCGAGCTGGCGCTGATGAAGCCGACGGCTACCCTCATCAACATTGCGCGCGGCGGCATCGTGGACGATGCCGCGCTGGCCGTGGCGCTGCGCGAAGGCCGCATTGCCGCAGCGGGCCTGGATGTGTTCGAGGGCGAGCCCAGCGTGCACCCCGATCTGCTCACCGTGCCCAACGTGGTGCTCACGCCGCACATTGCCAGCGCCACGGTGCCCACGCGCCGTGCCATGGCCAACCTGGCGGCAGACAACCTGATGGCCTTCTTTGACGGGCGCGGGGCGCTCACACCGGTGAACCAGCCCGTGGCCGGCTTGCGCGCGCAGTGA
- the rmuC gene encoding DNA recombination protein RmuC has product MTTDTLVLLAALALVLLLLVLLLLRCPRIDLPPEWAARLQALEHTAQATQMAVAKNDGALDGMGQQLRGFTQTTQTALEALRHAVDERLAQAVTESRNGRTELLAAFSVFEARLEQRLTALDAATRLTLDSLKSDTQSQLGVMSQALKDQLEANSFQIKNQFAVLQDAVSQQLTGLVQGSQHNAEQLRTALNERLAAIQADNATKLEEMRRTVDEKLHATLEQRLGESFKLVSDRLEQVHKGLGEMQTLAGSVGDLKRVMTNVKSRGTWGEMQLGAIIDNVLTPEQFARNVKTVPGSDELVEFAIRLPGKSDEHPVWLPIDSKYPVEQYQRLMDAQDAADKATILSAGNAFETSIKLEAKKIFAKYVSPPHTTDFAVLYLPTEGLFAEVMRRPGLVEAVQNECRVMITGPANLAAMLNSLQMGFKTLAIEKRSSEVWSLLGMVKTEFAKFGDVVEATKKSIDAAARKFDEVGVRTRAIQKRLRDVQDLPAPDTAVPLAGARTAALPGLDAEDDSL; this is encoded by the coding sequence TTGACTACCGATACCCTCGTTCTGCTGGCCGCGTTGGCCCTGGTGCTGTTGCTGCTGGTGCTTCTTCTGCTACGCTGCCCCCGCATTGATTTGCCGCCTGAGTGGGCTGCCCGTCTGCAGGCGTTGGAGCACACCGCCCAGGCCACGCAGATGGCAGTGGCCAAGAACGATGGCGCGCTGGACGGCATGGGCCAGCAGTTGCGTGGCTTCACGCAGACCACACAGACCGCGCTGGAGGCCCTGCGCCACGCAGTGGACGAGCGCTTGGCCCAGGCCGTGACCGAATCGCGCAACGGCCGTACCGAGCTGCTGGCGGCCTTCAGCGTGTTTGAGGCGCGGCTGGAGCAGCGCCTCACGGCCCTGGACGCGGCCACGCGCCTCACGCTCGATTCGCTCAAGAGCGACACCCAGTCGCAGCTGGGGGTGATGTCGCAAGCGCTCAAAGACCAGCTCGAAGCCAACAGCTTTCAGATCAAGAACCAGTTTGCGGTGCTGCAAGATGCGGTGTCGCAGCAGCTCACCGGGCTGGTGCAGGGCAGCCAGCACAACGCCGAACAACTGCGCACCGCGCTCAACGAACGCCTGGCTGCCATCCAGGCCGACAACGCCACCAAGCTCGAAGAAATGCGCCGCACGGTGGACGAAAAGCTCCACGCCACGCTGGAGCAGCGCCTCGGCGAATCGTTCAAGCTGGTCAGCGACCGGCTTGAGCAGGTGCACAAGGGCCTGGGCGAGATGCAGACCCTGGCCGGCAGCGTGGGCGACTTGAAACGCGTGATGACCAACGTGAAGTCGCGTGGCACCTGGGGCGAAATGCAGCTGGGCGCCATCATCGACAACGTGCTCACGCCCGAGCAGTTCGCCCGCAACGTCAAGACCGTGCCAGGCAGCGACGAGCTGGTGGAATTTGCGATCCGCCTGCCGGGCAAGAGCGACGAGCACCCGGTGTGGCTGCCCATCGACTCCAAATACCCGGTGGAGCAATACCAGCGCCTGATGGACGCGCAAGATGCCGCCGACAAGGCGACCATCTTGTCGGCGGGCAATGCGTTTGAAACGTCCATCAAGCTCGAAGCCAAGAAGATCTTCGCCAAGTACGTCTCGCCCCCGCACACCACCGACTTCGCCGTGCTGTACTTGCCCACCGAGGGCCTGTTTGCCGAGGTGATGCGCCGCCCCGGCCTGGTTGAAGCCGTGCAGAACGAATGCCGCGTGATGATCACCGGCCCGGCCAACCTGGCCGCCATGCTCAACAGCCTGCAGATGGGCTTCAAGACGCTGGCGATTGAAAAGCGCTCGTCCGAGGTGTGGAGTCTGTTGGGCATGGTCAAGACCGAGTTCGCCAAGTTTGGCGATGTGGTCGAGGCCACCAAAAAGTCCATCGACGCCGCCGCCAGGAAGTTTGACGAGGTGGGCGTGCGCACCCGCGCCATCCAAAAGCGCCTGCGCGATGTGCAGGACCTGCCCGCGCCCGACACTGCTGTGCCCTTGGCAGGGGCCCGCACGGCTGCGCTGCCGGGGCTGGATGCGGAGGATGATTCTCTGTGA
- a CDS encoding MFS transporter has product MNWALARLIAGQICVHACMAGMRLAAPLLALREGYSAAALGVLLALFALTQVFLALPAGRYADRHGLKRPVGYAVAVASVGAGLALVYPVFPVLCLAALMTGGATGAATIALQRHVGRAAHDATQLRQVFSWLAIGPAVSNFIGPFCAGLLIDNVGSVAGSTEGYRAAFALMAVLPLLTWFWVRNTVELPPVIAASGGAAPRAWDLMNEPPFRRLLIVNWLLSSCWDVHTFVVPLLGHERGLSASVIGSILGAFAIAAAVIRLLMPLVAERLRERVVVTGAMAITALLFGVYPLLGSALAMGVCSVLLGFALGSVQPMVMSLLHQITPSHRHGEALGLRLMAINASSVLMPMLFGTAGAVIGVGGLFWVVGAAVGVCTRAAWRLGGTDAERCRKPV; this is encoded by the coding sequence GTGAACTGGGCCCTCGCGCGGTTGATCGCAGGCCAGATCTGTGTGCACGCGTGCATGGCGGGGATGCGCCTGGCCGCGCCGCTGCTGGCGCTGCGTGAGGGCTACAGTGCTGCGGCGCTGGGTGTGCTCCTGGCGTTGTTTGCGCTTACGCAGGTGTTTTTGGCGTTGCCCGCAGGGCGTTATGCAGACCGCCATGGCCTCAAGCGGCCGGTGGGCTACGCGGTGGCGGTGGCCTCGGTGGGGGCGGGCTTGGCGCTCGTGTACCCGGTGTTTCCGGTCTTGTGCCTGGCGGCGCTGATGACAGGCGGCGCCACGGGCGCCGCGACCATTGCCCTGCAGCGCCATGTAGGGCGTGCGGCCCACGATGCCACGCAGCTGCGGCAGGTGTTCAGCTGGCTGGCCATCGGGCCTGCGGTGTCCAATTTCATCGGTCCTTTTTGCGCCGGGCTTTTGATCGACAACGTGGGCAGCGTGGCCGGCAGCACCGAGGGCTATCGCGCTGCGTTTGCGTTGATGGCGGTGTTGCCGCTGCTCACCTGGTTCTGGGTGCGCAACACGGTCGAATTGCCGCCAGTGATCGCTGCGAGCGGTGGCGCGGCCCCCCGGGCCTGGGACCTGATGAACGAGCCCCCGTTTCGCCGCCTGCTGATCGTCAACTGGCTGCTGTCGTCGTGCTGGGACGTGCACACCTTTGTGGTGCCTCTGTTGGGGCATGAGCGCGGGCTATCGGCCTCGGTCATCGGCTCCATCCTGGGGGCATTTGCCATTGCCGCTGCGGTGATCCGCCTGCTGATGCCACTGGTGGCCGAGCGTTTGCGCGAGCGTGTGGTCGTGACCGGCGCCATGGCCATCACGGCCCTGCTGTTTGGTGTGTACCCGTTGCTGGGCAGCGCACTGGCCATGGGGGTCTGCTCGGTGCTGCTGGGGTTTGCGCTGGGCTCGGTGCAGCCCATGGTGATGAGTTTGCTGCACCAGATCACGCCGTCGCACCGCCATGGCGAGGCGCTGGGTTTGCGTCTCATGGCCATCAACGCTTCCAGCGTGCTGATGCCCATGTTGTTTGGAACCGCAGGCGCCGTGATCGGCGTAGGGGGCTTGTTCTGGGTGGTGGGCGCCGCCGTGGGCGTCTGCACGCGGGCGGCTTGGCGGCTGGGCGGCACAGACGCAGAGCGCTGCAGAAAGCCTGTGTGA